In the genome of Hydrogenispora ethanolica, the window TTGATTCATAGGTTGAAATAAATACCGTGATTTGCCCTTTTCCAGCCATGCTTCACGGATGGAAAAGCTTACTCAAATATTTATTTCAACCTATATAACTTGATACTCAGATTTTGTTTTTGGGTTGACTTCCGGCTCCGACTTATCTTTCCAATCCCGGCCCGTCCACCACTGGTACGCCGAAATCGGGCGTGCCGTCCGGCTTCCATCCCAGCCGCTGCGCCCGGGTATGCCGGTTGGGATCGGAGAGCGGATCCCCTTCGATCCGCTTATAATTGCGGGCATGGTAGATCAGCACGTCCTCCCGGCCATCCTCGCTTACGGTGAAGCTGTTATGGCCCGGGCCGTACTGGCCATTCTCCTCGGAAGTCTGAAACACCGGCCGGGGAGACTTGGACCAGGAGGCCGGATCCAACAGGTCGCTGTTCTCGTCGGCGGTGAGCAACCCCATGCAGTAATTGAAATCGGTGGCGCTCGCCGAATAGCTGATGAAGACCCGGCCGTTCTTCCGGAGCACCGCCGGCCCCTCGTTCACCCAGAAACCAATGATCTCCCAGGGATATTCGGGCTTGGTGAGCATCACCGGCGGGCCGCCGAGCGTCCAGGGGTTCCGGAGCGGCGCGATGTATAAATTGGAGTTGCCGCGGATCGCCGGATCCTGCTGCGCCCAGACCAGGTAGCGCACGCCGCGGTATTCAAAGGTGGTCGAATCCAGGGCGAAGGATTCCCACCCCGTCTTGAGCTGTCCCTTCTCCTCCCAAGTTCCCTCCAGCGGATTGGGGTTCGGATTCTCCAGCACGAAGATACGGTGGTCGAACAGGCCATCCTTCGTCTCCGCGGTCCGGGCCGCCGCAAAGTAAATATACCAGGCGTCCCCGATGAAATGGATCTCCGGCGCCCAGATATTGGCGCTCATCATCC includes:
- a CDS encoding glycoside hydrolase family 43 protein, with amino-acid sequence MQRTAFTNPIVRQRADPWVYKHSDGYYYFTASVPEYDRIEIRRSATIQGLGEATPVVAWRKHPAGMMSANIWAPEIHFIGDAWYIYFAAARTAETKDGLFDHRIFVLENPNPNPLEGTWEEKGQLKTGWESFALDSTTFEYRGVRYLVWAQQDPAIRGNSNLYIAPLRNPWTLGGPPVMLTKPEYPWEIIGFWVNEGPAVLRKNGRVFISYSASATDFNYCMGLLTADENSDLLDPASWSKSPRPVFQTSEENGQYGPGHNSFTVSEDGREDVLIYHARNYKRIEGDPLSDPNRHTRAQRLGWKPDGTPDFGVPVVDGPGLER